The Methylomonas koyamae genome has a segment encoding these proteins:
- a CDS encoding L-dopachrome tautomerase-related protein has protein sequence MNRLTLSCAALLITALEVSADGNSHFDVFANLDTGPGNVTATASGRIIMSQHQFYQPQYTVVEYKDQTLLPFPNKEMSAADSTAPIKLDSVLGIRSDSNGIVWMLDNGMRSGVTPKLVGWNTKTNKLQRLIYLPAPIAPKDAFVNDFALDTHHNHAFISDPAGGANAGLIVVNLSTGAARRVLEGHKSVVPENVDLVIDNVPIQVKTPTGELVKPHIGVNPITEDLANEWVYFGPMHGLSLYRIKAADLINESLTPEELAKQVERYSDKPISDGISIDENNNIYLGDLANNAIGVIAPNRQYRQLAQCPRLSWVDSFSFGANGQLYAVVNRLHRSATLNGGDNQSKPPYFLLKVKALAAGLPGR, from the coding sequence ATGAACCGGTTAACCCTGTCCTGCGCTGCTCTGCTGATTACGGCCCTTGAGGTCTCGGCGGACGGCAACTCTCATTTTGATGTATTCGCCAACCTCGATACCGGCCCCGGCAATGTCACAGCAACAGCCAGCGGCCGGATCATTATGAGCCAACATCAGTTTTATCAGCCGCAATACACGGTGGTGGAATACAAGGATCAAACCTTGCTGCCTTTTCCGAATAAGGAAATGTCCGCAGCCGATTCGACGGCGCCGATCAAACTCGACTCGGTGCTGGGTATCCGCTCCGATAGCAACGGTATCGTCTGGATGCTGGACAACGGCATGCGCAGCGGGGTGACACCCAAGCTGGTCGGCTGGAATACCAAAACCAACAAGCTGCAGCGGCTGATTTACCTGCCGGCCCCGATTGCCCCGAAAGATGCGTTCGTTAACGACTTTGCGTTGGATACCCACCACAATCATGCCTTCATCAGTGACCCGGCGGGTGGCGCCAATGCCGGCTTGATCGTGGTCAACTTGTCGACCGGCGCGGCGCGGCGGGTGCTGGAAGGTCATAAAAGCGTGGTGCCGGAAAACGTCGATTTGGTCATCGACAATGTGCCGATTCAGGTGAAGACTCCGACCGGCGAGTTAGTGAAACCGCATATTGGTGTGAATCCCATTACCGAGGATTTGGCCAACGAATGGGTCTATTTCGGCCCGATGCACGGCCTCAGCCTTTACCGGATTAAAGCGGCGGATTTGATCAACGAGTCGTTAACGCCTGAAGAACTCGCAAAGCAGGTGGAACGCTACAGCGACAAGCCGATTTCGGACGGCATCAGCATTGATGAAAACAACAATATTTATCTGGGGGACTTGGCGAATAATGCGATTGGTGTGATCGCGCCTAACCGACAGTACCGGCAATTGGCGCAGTGTCCAAGGCTGTCATGGGTCGACTCGTTTAGTTTTGGTGCCAACGGCCAACTCTATGCTGTGGTGAATCGCTTGCATCGTTCGGCCACACTGAACGGCGGCGACAACCAATCCAAACCGCCTTACTTCCTGTTGAAGGTCAAAGCCTTAGCCGCAGGCC
- a CDS encoding DUF2797 domain-containing protein, translating to MIGSLEKMSSALASPVQYLLPVGAQQLPLNPLLGKTLTLRHTGLIFCVHCGNKTNKSFNQGYCYPCFIKLAQCDMCIMKPETCHYAAGTCREPSWGEEFCFQPHIVYLANSSGIKVGITRRSQIPTRWIDQGAVQAIPVFEVASRHLSGLIEVALAQHVSDKTSWQQMLKNNTVELDLPAIRDELLGKCHAELAAIAERFAEQPPTLLSDAEALNLNYPVLEYPTKVKSFNLDKDPTVTGTLLGIKGQYLIFDNGVINIRKYAGYEIEAVA from the coding sequence GTCTGGAAAAAATGAGCAGCGCGCTGGCCAGCCCGGTGCAATACCTCTTGCCGGTTGGCGCACAACAACTCCCGTTAAATCCGCTGCTCGGCAAAACTTTGACGCTGCGCCATACCGGCCTTATCTTTTGCGTGCATTGCGGCAACAAAACCAACAAAAGCTTCAACCAAGGTTATTGCTACCCCTGCTTCATCAAACTGGCGCAATGCGATATGTGCATCATGAAGCCGGAAACCTGCCACTACGCCGCCGGCACCTGCCGCGAACCGAGTTGGGGCGAAGAATTTTGTTTCCAACCCCACATCGTCTACCTGGCCAATTCTTCCGGCATCAAAGTCGGCATCACCCGCCGCTCGCAAATCCCGACCCGCTGGATCGACCAGGGCGCGGTGCAAGCCATCCCGGTATTCGAAGTCGCCTCCCGCCACTTGTCCGGACTGATCGAAGTCGCGCTGGCCCAACACGTCAGCGACAAGACCAGTTGGCAGCAAATGTTGAAAAACAACACCGTCGAACTCGATTTGCCGGCAATACGGGACGAATTGCTCGGCAAATGCCACGCCGAACTGGCCGCAATTGCCGAACGCTTCGCCGAACAGCCGCCAACCTTGCTCAGCGATGCCGAAGCGCTAAACCTGAATTATCCGGTGCTGGAATACCCGACCAAAGTCAAATCCTTCAACCTGGACAAAGACCCGACCGTAACCGGCACCTTACTCGGCATCAAAGGCCAATACCTGATTTTCGACAACGGCGTCATCAACATCCGCAAATATGCCGGCTACGAAATCGAAGCCGTAGCTTGA